One genomic window of Dunckerocampus dactyliophorus isolate RoL2022-P2 chromosome 7, RoL_Ddac_1.1, whole genome shotgun sequence includes the following:
- the LOC129184713 gene encoding cortexin-3, whose translation MDVPRMAEGLFSSTLSTSGGGHHAASYLTLEQKAAFVFVLLLFIFLALLIVRCFRILLDPYRSMPSSNWTDHTEKDTFDYRIV comes from the coding sequence ATGGACGTGCCCAGGATGGCCGAGGGCCTCTTCAGCAGCACGCTGTCGACCTCGGGCGGCGGCCATCACGCGGCATCCTACCTGACGCTGGAGCAGAAGGCGGCGTTCGTCTTCGTGCTGCTGCTCTTCATCTTCTTGGCCCTCCTCATCGTGCGCTGCTTCCGCATCCTGCTGGACCCGTACCGCAGCATGCCCTCGTCTAACTGGACCGACCACACCGAGAAGGACACCTTCGACTACCGCATCGTCTGA